The bacterium genome includes a region encoding these proteins:
- a CDS encoding DUF11 domain-containing protein — MRKYFIGFVLVFLPLVIFAQGMVGVSIHTPPPERLAVEDLWWVTLNNRTGEPLTVYLHGTATVLSEAPFGAGVVFEAKTNDFELPPGTKIIRYSDIRKLRDVGYNEECRSYIQRTRKLPDGLYKICIEVVNASTGEVLGQSCIEHMVRTPRRPILIRPGDGVRIGTKTPIFSWRLEGTTTPMVGDTFLFRLVKIYDAQTPYEAMEANPPWFETKVVETSLRYPVSAKELELGKYAWRVELFSGVAKIAESDVRTFEVTEPVMAIQPAGVELTIDTVSALAGLADLLTVRSKLGTYFVSKSVDKKSAEKGDTLEYTIRITAGKKVKSGLKVIDPIPAGTELVKKSVKVTDAKTGKKIRAGV, encoded by the coding sequence ATGAGAAAGTATTTCATAGGATTTGTACTTGTTTTTTTGCCGCTTGTAATTTTTGCACAGGGCATGGTAGGCGTAAGTATACACACGCCTCCGCCCGAAAGGCTTGCTGTCGAGGATTTATGGTGGGTAACGCTTAACAACAGAACCGGCGAACCGTTAACGGTTTACCTCCACGGCACGGCAACGGTTTTAAGCGAAGCACCTTTTGGCGCTGGTGTGGTTTTTGAGGCGAAAACTAATGATTTCGAACTGCCACCCGGAACGAAAATAATAAGGTATAGCGACATAAGAAAACTCCGCGATGTGGGGTACAACGAGGAATGCAGAAGCTATATTCAAAGAACGAGAAAGCTTCCTGATGGATTGTATAAAATATGCATTGAGGTAGTTAACGCGTCCACGGGCGAGGTTCTGGGGCAAAGTTGCATAGAGCACATGGTTAGAACCCCGCGCCGCCCCATCCTTATAAGACCCGGAGATGGAGTGCGTATAGGCACAAAAACCCCAATTTTCAGCTGGCGCCTTGAGGGAACCACTACTCCCATGGTCGGCGATACATTCCTGTTTAGGCTGGTTAAAATATACGATGCACAGACGCCTTACGAAGCTATGGAGGCTAATCCACCTTGGTTTGAGACGAAAGTTGTGGAAACATCGTTAAGATACCCGGTTAGCGCTAAAGAGCTTGAGTTGGGCAAGTATGCCTGGCGAGTGGAACTTTTCTCGGGTGTTGCAAAAATAGCGGAAAGTGATGTAAGAACTTTTGAAGTTACCGAACCAGTAATGGCGATTCAGCCTGCTGGTGTCGAGCTGACAATCGATACCGTTAGTGCTTTGGCGGGACTTGCCGATTTGCTTACGGTCAGGAGCAAGTTGGGGACTTACTTTGTTTCAAAATCAGTCGATAAAAAGAGCGCGGAAAAGGGAGACACACTGGAATACACGATTAGAATCACAGCCGGTAAAAAGGTTAAAAGCGGACTTAAGGTAATTGACCCTATCCCTGCGGGGACTGAGTTGGTAAAAAAGTCTGTTAAGGTTACTGATGCTAAAACGGGGAAGAAGATACGCGCAGGTGTA